From the Rhodoferax mekongensis genome, one window contains:
- the kefC gene encoding glutathione-regulated potassium-efflux system protein KefC translates to MEHAPAWLINSLIYLSAAVIAVPLSKAVGLGAIIGYLAAGIAIGPWGAGLVNNVEDILHFAEFGVVLMLFLVGLELEPRRLWSLRRSIFGWGALQVLGCTALLMLVAMACGVGWRLSLVGALGLALSSTAIALQVMGERNLMPTQSGQAAFSILLFQDVAAIPILALLPLLGASSGSNEGLAPMEYAQAAIKIIAVIAGIVLGGRLLLRPLFRWIARSRTPEIFTAAALLLVVGISALMLLVGLSMALGAFLAGVLLAESEYRRELETDIEPFKGLLLGLFFIAVGMSIDFGVLLASPGTMALVVVGFLVVKAVVIYGLARHIQLPGPERPVFTLLLAQGGEFAFVVFQAAAGANVFSAPTASLLIGAVAVSMLLSPLVLVAVDRLVLPRFAGRKGPALEEIAEPQSAPVIIAGYGRYGQIVGRVLLAEGIPATVLDHDADMVEAARSFGYRVFFGDATRLDLLRTAGAGTARVLVVAVDDVEQSLAIVDLAREHFPTLPIVARARDVTHWNQLREREVTLVERELFESSLRSARSVLEVLGQPAHVARQSAMRFRQHNLKLFEKMRPHFKDRTKLIAAVKQGRQQLEEQMAQERAEREKRRGPDWSGQ, encoded by the coding sequence ATGGAGCACGCACCGGCCTGGCTGATCAACAGCCTGATTTACTTGAGTGCAGCGGTGATTGCCGTTCCCCTGTCCAAAGCAGTCGGGCTGGGAGCCATCATCGGCTACCTGGCCGCGGGTATTGCGATCGGCCCCTGGGGCGCCGGGCTGGTCAACAACGTGGAAGACATTCTGCACTTTGCCGAATTCGGCGTGGTGCTGATGCTGTTTCTGGTGGGCCTGGAGTTGGAGCCGCGGCGACTGTGGAGTCTGCGTCGCTCCATCTTCGGCTGGGGCGCCCTGCAGGTGCTGGGTTGCACGGCCTTGCTGATGCTGGTAGCCATGGCCTGCGGTGTGGGCTGGCGCCTGAGCCTGGTGGGGGCGCTGGGGCTGGCGCTATCCAGCACCGCTATCGCGCTGCAGGTGATGGGTGAACGCAATCTGATGCCGACCCAAAGCGGCCAGGCCGCTTTTTCCATCCTGCTGTTTCAAGACGTGGCCGCCATCCCTATTTTGGCTTTGCTGCCCCTGCTGGGTGCAAGTTCAGGGTCAAATGAAGGCCTGGCGCCCATGGAATATGCGCAAGCAGCTATCAAAATCATAGCGGTTATTGCGGGTATTGTGCTCGGCGGCCGCCTGCTGTTGCGCCCCTTGTTCCGTTGGATCGCCCGGTCACGCACCCCCGAGATCTTTACCGCGGCAGCGCTCTTGTTGGTGGTGGGTATCTCGGCGCTCATGTTGTTGGTGGGCCTCAGCATGGCGCTAGGCGCTTTTCTGGCCGGCGTTCTGCTGGCCGAAAGTGAGTACCGCCGGGAACTGGAAACCGATATCGAACCATTCAAAGGATTGCTGCTGGGCCTGTTCTTTATTGCGGTGGGCATGAGCATTGACTTTGGCGTGCTCCTGGCCTCCCCGGGCACCATGGCGCTGGTGGTGGTGGGTTTTCTGGTGGTGAAGGCCGTGGTGATTTACGGGCTGGCCCGCCATATTCAACTGCCGGGGCCGGAGCGCCCGGTGTTCACCTTGCTGCTGGCGCAGGGCGGGGAATTTGCCTTTGTGGTGTTTCAGGCCGCGGCCGGGGCAAATGTGTTTTCTGCGCCAACGGCCTCACTACTCATAGGCGCCGTGGCCGTCTCCATGCTGCTGAGCCCTCTGGTGCTGGTCGCGGTGGACCGGTTGGTACTGCCCCGCTTTGCCGGGCGCAAGGGGCCGGCGCTGGAAGAAATTGCAGAGCCCCAGAGCGCGCCGGTCATCATTGCCGGATATGGGCGATACGGGCAGATTGTGGGCCGCGTCTTGCTCGCCGAGGGCATTCCCGCCACGGTGCTGGACCACGATGCCGACATGGTCGAAGCCGCCCGCAGCTTCGGCTACCGGGTGTTCTTTGGGGATGCCACCCGCCTGGACCTGCTCCGCACGGCCGGCGCCGGGACCGCGCGTGTACTGGTGGTGGCGGTAGACGATGTGGAGCAATCCCTGGCCATTGTGGATCTGGCGCGTGAACACTTTCCCACCCTGCCCATCGTGGCCCGCGCCCGCGATGTGACCCACTGGAACCAGCTGCGCGAACGGGAAGTCACGTTGGTCGAACGTGAGTTGTTTGAGTCCAGCCTGCGCAGTGCCCGCAGCGTGCTAGAGGTGCTGGGCCAACCCGCCCATGTCGCCCGCCAGAGCGCCATGCGCTTTCGCCAACACAACCTGAAGTTGTTCGAGAAAATGCGACCCCATTTCAAGGACCGCACCAAGCTGATTGCAGCTGTCAAACAAGGCCGTCAGCAGCTGGAGGAGCAAATGGCCCAGGAACGTGCTGAACGGGAAAAGCGCAGGGGCCCCGACTGGAGCGGGCAGTAA
- a CDS encoding NAD(P)H-dependent oxidoreductase yields MVTENQSHPIYVVAAHPNWRNSHVNRQLRQAAASAEGVALCDLYESYADYAIDVQAEQEKLAAARLVVLVHPVQWYSMPALLKLWLDEVLSYGWAYGHGAKALQGKDLWLVASTGGPEASYHPQGYNRYFFDAFLPPYEQTAALCGMRFLPPMVLHGAHSAPQADVESHVATFAERLRSYPEWPELAELESTATCDVPDADRPAGSASAPLQGDL; encoded by the coding sequence ATGGTCACTGAAAACCAATCTCACCCCATCTATGTCGTTGCCGCCCACCCCAACTGGCGGAACTCCCACGTCAACCGCCAACTCCGCCAGGCCGCTGCCTCTGCCGAAGGTGTGGCGCTGTGCGACCTGTATGAGAGCTATGCCGACTACGCCATCGATGTGCAAGCTGAACAGGAAAAACTCGCCGCAGCCCGTCTGGTGGTGCTGGTGCATCCGGTGCAGTGGTACTCCATGCCTGCACTACTCAAACTCTGGCTGGATGAAGTGCTGAGCTACGGCTGGGCCTATGGCCATGGCGCCAAAGCGCTGCAAGGCAAAGACTTGTGGCTGGTCGCCAGCACTGGCGGCCCCGAGGCGTCTTACCACCCCCAGGGTTACAACCGCTATTTCTTCGACGCTTTCCTGCCCCCCTACGAGCAAACGGCTGCTTTGTGCGGCATGCGTTTTCTGCCGCCCATGGTGCTCCATGGTGCACATAGCGCGCCGCAAGCCGACGTAGAAAGCCACGTCGCTACCTTCGCAGAGCGGCTGCGCAGCTACCCCGAATGGCCGGAGTTAGCAGAACTGGAAAGCACTGCAACATGCGATGTGCCGGATGCAGACCGGCCTGCCGGCTCAGCATCAGCGCCCTTGCAAGGAGACCTGTGA
- a CDS encoding ParA family protein: MPVVVVANPKGGVGKSTMSTHIAGYFASRGHAVMLGDADRQQSSRLWLGLRPPVAKPITGWELNEEGVAKPPKGTSHVVLDTPAGLHGKRLKEILKIATHVVVPLQPSVFDIFATKPFLDELAASSRAGKFKVGIVGMRVDERTLASDQLQHFVDGLDLPVLGFVRDTQNYIQAIARGLTIFDVAPGKVERDLQQWQAICQWLDA; this comes from the coding sequence ATGCCCGTGGTTGTTGTTGCTAACCCCAAGGGGGGCGTCGGAAAGTCCACAATGTCGACCCACATTGCCGGTTACTTTGCCTCGAGGGGGCATGCCGTCATGCTGGGCGACGCGGATCGCCAGCAATCTTCCAGGCTGTGGCTGGGGCTTCGCCCGCCGGTAGCCAAACCCATTACGGGATGGGAGTTGAACGAGGAGGGCGTTGCCAAGCCGCCCAAGGGCACCAGCCACGTGGTGCTCGACACCCCGGCCGGCCTGCACGGCAAGCGCCTGAAGGAAATACTGAAGATTGCCACCCATGTGGTGGTGCCTTTGCAGCCCAGTGTGTTTGATATCTTTGCAACCAAGCCTTTCCTGGATGAGCTGGCCGCCAGTTCGCGGGCGGGCAAGTTCAAGGTGGGCATTGTCGGCATGCGCGTGGATGAGCGGACGCTGGCTTCTGATCAGCTGCAGCACTTTGTCGACGGTTTGGACCTGCCGGTGCTGGGTTTTGTACGCGATACCCAAAACTACATCCAGGCCATTGCACGGGGGCTGACCATTTTTGATGTCGCGCCCGGCAAAGTCGAGCGGGATTTGCAGCAGTGGCAAGCCATTTGCCAGTGGCTGGATGCGTAA
- a CDS encoding MaoC family dehydratase — translation MKTFNTLAELSAHVGTTVAVSEWLTISQEQINQFAQATGDHQWIHVDPERAAQGPFGAPIAHGFLTLSLIPRFMESSMNVLHVRMGVNYGLNKVRFISPVPVNSRLRAHLKLLEVLPVDNGGVQQAWEVTIEREGAAKPACVAEALVRQYP, via the coding sequence ATGAAAACATTCAACACCTTGGCGGAGTTGTCCGCCCACGTCGGTACCACCGTAGCGGTGAGCGAATGGCTGACCATCAGCCAGGAGCAGATCAACCAATTCGCGCAGGCAACCGGTGACCACCAGTGGATCCACGTGGATCCGGAACGTGCAGCGCAAGGCCCCTTCGGCGCACCGATTGCCCATGGTTTTCTCACCCTGTCGCTGATTCCCCGGTTTATGGAATCCAGCATGAACGTGCTCCATGTGCGGATGGGGGTGAATTACGGCCTGAACAAAGTCCGCTTTATTTCGCCGGTGCCGGTCAACAGCCGTTTGCGCGCGCATCTCAAGTTGCTGGAGGTGCTGCCGGTCGACAACGGTGGCGTACAGCAGGCTTGGGAAGTCACCATTGAGCGAGAGGGCGCCGCTAAACCTGCGTGTGTGGCTGAAGCCTTGGTGCGCCAATACCCCTGA
- the trmL gene encoding tRNA (uridine(34)/cytosine(34)/5-carboxymethylaminomethyluridine(34)-2'-O)-methyltransferase TrmL — protein MFHIVLVEPEIPPNTGNVIRLAANTGCRLHLVEPLGFSMDDKHMRRAGLDYHEYAELKRHASWQHFLDTERPAPDRLFTLTTRGTRSPFEVAFQPGDWLVFGSETKGISDFVRVSFSPERSLRLPMRPDQRSLNLSNAVAVTVFEAWRQNGFGA, from the coding sequence ATGTTTCATATTGTTTTGGTTGAGCCCGAAATCCCTCCCAATACGGGCAACGTGATCCGCCTGGCGGCCAATACCGGCTGTCGTTTGCATTTGGTGGAACCTCTGGGTTTCTCCATGGACGACAAGCACATGCGCCGCGCCGGGCTGGATTACCACGAGTACGCCGAGCTCAAGCGCCACGCCAGTTGGCAGCATTTTCTGGACACAGAACGGCCGGCGCCCGACCGCCTGTTCACTCTTACGACACGCGGAACCCGCAGCCCGTTTGAGGTGGCGTTTCAGCCCGGGGATTGGCTGGTGTTCGGTTCGGAAACCAAAGGCATCTCTGATTTCGTACGTGTGTCCTTCAGCCCGGAACGCAGCCTGCGCCTGCCCATGCGGCCGGATCAGCGCAGCCTGAACCTCTCCAACGCAGTCGCCGTAACGGTATTTGAAGCCTGGCGGCAGAACGGCTTCGGCGCCTGA